TGGGTCCACACCTTGGATACCTACCTCAGGATATCGAGCTATTCGACGGCACCGTAGCCGACAACATCGCTCGTTTCCAGGAGGTCGATGCCAATGCTGTTGTCGAGGCAGCCCTTCTTGCCGGCGTACATAGCATGATCCTGCGTCTTCCCGAGGGCTATGACACCTGGCTGAGTCATGGCGGAGCTTCTCTCTCTGCCGGTCAGCGCCAACGCATCGGGTTGGCCCGTGCACTTTATGGCAGCCCTGTCATGGTGGTGCTCGATGAGCCGGATGCCAATCTCGATGAAAACGGTGAATCTGCCCTCGCCGAATGTCTATTGCAGCTGCGACAGCACCACACCACCACGCTGATCATTACCCACCGCCAGCATCTGCTGCAGCAGGTCGACCGAATACTGGTGCTGCGCGATGGGCGAGTGGCATCACTTGCACCACCGGAACGACTTTCCGCTGTCGCCCGCAGAACCGCAGCCGGCAACTCCGTATCCGGCGTCACCACCTTACGTCCCAGCGCTCGGGGGCACAGCAAGTCACATGAGGAGCCGAAATCATGAGTGCCACTTCCGATGTCGCGGAGCAGAAGGAAGAACTGCCACTGCAGGATCGTAAATACCGGCGACTCGGCATCGTCATACTGCTCATCTGCTTCGGCGGATTCGGCAGTTGGTCGGTGCTGGCCAATCTGTCGGTCGCCGTGGTCGCCCCGGGCTCGGTCTCGGTCGAAAGCTTCACCAAGACCATTCAGCACCTTGAAGGCGGCATCGTCGAATCGATTCTGGTTGAGGACGGCGACCACGTTCAGGCCGGGGATGTGCTGGTCGAGCTCGACGACACTCAGACTCGCTCACAGAAGCAGATCGCAGAGGCAAACTATTTAATCTCTCGTGCCAGTGAAATCCGCCTACTGGCCGAGCAGGCCGGTGCCGAATCGTTGGAATTTCCGCAGGAACTGGTCAACTCCAGTCATTCACGGGTACAGGAGGTACTGGAAGTCCAGCGCCGTCTGTTCACTTCGCGCCGCGAGTCGCTGCAAGGCACCCTCGCCTCCCTCGATGAGCAGATCGTCCAGTTGGAACAGCAGATCGTCGGCCTTGAGGAGACGCAGCAGATAACCGCACAACGTATCAGTTCACTCAACTCGGAAGTCGCCAACCACCGAAGGCTGTTTCGCAACGGGTTGATCAACAGCCAGCGGATGCATGAAATGGAGCGAGAAAGTCTGGAATATCAGAGTGATAATGCGGGCCATGCCGCCGAAGTCGCACGACTGCGCTCGCAGATCAGCGAAAATGCTCTTCAGAAACGCATCCAGGTTCAGGAATTCCAGCAGCAGGTCGGCGAGGCCTTGCGTCAGGTCCAATCCGAGGTCACGGATGCGGAAGAGCGTCTTATCGCTCTCACTGAACAGTTGCGTCGCACGGAAGTAATTGCTCCGGTATCGGGTACCGTAGTCGGACTCCAGGTACACACCCTGGGCGGGGTGATTGGTGGTGGTGATCCGTTACTGGATATCGTTCCGGCCAGTGACGGCTTCATCGTCGAAGCCCGCATCGCCAATCACGACATCGATCACATCTATATGGGCCAACCCGCGGAGATTCGCTTCAGCGCCTTCAACCAGCGCCTGACCAACGTCATCGACGGAGAAGTCACCCATGTCAGCGCCAACAGCTTCGAAGACGAAGCAACCCGCAATCGCTACTACAAGGTGCGTATTCGCGTCACCAAAGCAGGACAAGGCGACATGACAGACGACATGCGATTACTGTCGGGCATGCCGGCAGAAGTCATGCTCCAGACCGGAGACCGCAGCTTCGCCAGCTACATCGCCAAACCGGTGACGGATATGTTGGCCAGAGCGATGAGGGAGGAATGAAGGCGTAAGAAGTAAGAAGTAAGAAGTAAGAAGTAAGAAGTAAGATGTAAGATGTAAGAGGTGGTGTGCCCCCAGTTGAAGGCGCTCCAGCCTCGTCCCTCGCTCCCATCCTGGTTATACTCCCGCCAAAGCGACTATGGCGGGCTGATGAAGTCTTGACCCGCCCTCCCCGACAGGATGTCGCTGTCCGCCCCTGACAGAGCTCGAAGGAGGAGCCCCATGAGCTACGATATCGTCCTCAAGCGCGTATATCAGACTATTCAAGAGGATGATGGGGCACGCGTGTTGGTAGACCGTCTCTGGCCACGCGGCCGGCGTCGTGAAGCCCTGGCGCTGGCCGACTGGTATCGCGATGCGTCCCCCAGCCATACCCTGCGCCGTCAGTATCACGATGAAGCCATCAGTCGCACTGTTTTCGAGGTGCGCTATCGCGGCGAATTACGTGACCAGCCGCAGAGTCTTATCCCGCTGATGAAGCAGGCCCGTCAGGGTCGTCTGACGCTGTTGACTGCCACTCGAAGCATTGATGCTTCCCATCTACCCATCCTTCGTGACGCCATTATCGAAGCACTGCAGCAAGAGGACCAGGCGGATGCCCTGCCCTCATCACCGCCGTGCTATGGGAAGGGGGAGGAGTCGTAAGCCGTACCGTAAGCAACGAGCATCCGGCTGCGAGCCGAGAGCTGGCAAGCACCGCATTGCGGCTCACAGGAATCCGAGCCGGAGACGGGGTTATTTCCCTTTTCCCTCTTGAAACTTACAGCTTCTAACTTACCGCTCGGGTTTGGTCAGCGCTGAAACACCCGATTCAACCCGTTCTGCGCCGCGACACGATAGGCTTCAGCCATCGTCGGATAGTTGAAGGTCGTGTTGACGAAGTACTTCAGAGTGTTGGCCGCACCCTCCTGCTGCATGATCGCCTGACCGATGTGCACGATTTCCGAGGCCTGGTCGCCGAAGCAGTGGATACCGTAGATTTCCAGGCTCTCCTGGTCGAACAGGATCTTGAGCATGCCAACCGTATCGCCGGTAATCTGCGCCCGCGCGGTGTCCTTGAAGAACGCGTGGCCCACTTCGTAAGGCACCTGCGCTTCGGTCAACTCTCGTTCGGTACGGCCGAAGGAGCTGATTTCGGGGATGGTATAGATCCCGGTTGGCACTTCGGTAACGTAACGGAAGTCGCTTTCCAGCAGCTTGTTGCAGGCATTGAGTCCCTGATCGTACGCGGCACTGGCCAAACTCGGCCAACCGATGACGTCGCCTGCAGCAACGATATGAGGAATCTCGGTGCGATAGTGTTCATCGACCTGTAATTGCCCACGCCCATTCGCCTTGAGACCGATATTCTCCAGGCCCAGTTCATCGGTATTACCGGTACGTCCATTGGCCCACAGGAAAGCATCAGCACGCAGACGCTTGCCTGATTTGAGGTGAACGGTCACACCATTGTCGGTGCCCTCGACACGCTCATATTCCTCATTGTGACGAATCAACACACCGTGCTTGCGCAGGTGATAGGACAAGGCATCACTGATCTCGTCATCGAGGAATGACAGCAGACTGTCGCGGTTATTGATCAAGTCGACCTTGAGCCCCAACCCTGAGAAGATCGAGGCATATTCACAGCCGATAACCCCCGCACCAAAGATGATCAGGGTACGCGGTGAGTGCTGGAGCCCGAGGATAGTATCAGAGCAGTAAATTCGAGGGTGGCGGAAATCGATGTCCGCCGGTCGGTAGGGACGTGAGCCAGTGGCAATAACGATCTGCTCGGCAACCAGTTCGTCCTGCTTGTCAGCACTGCCTCTCACCACCAGAGTATGCTCGTCCTTGAAACGCGCAATCCCCTGATACAGGTCAATGCGATTACGGGCATAGAAGTTGGTGCGCATGACGACCTGCTGATCGATGGTCACACGCGAGCGCTCGCGCACCTTGGGAAAGGAAAACCAGCGCGGCTCGCCAATATCACGAAACATGCTGTTGGTATTGAACGACATGATCTGGCGCACCTGGTGACGCAGCGCCTTGGAAGGAATCGTACCCCAGTGAGTACAGTTACCACCGACGTGGGATTGCTTCTCGATCACTGCGACGCGCTTGCCATGCTTGGCCGCATTGATCGCTGCACTCTCTCCGGCTGGTCCGGTACCGATCACCACCACGTCATAGTTGTGGACTGCCATTGTCTCTCCTTACTGGGGTACTCGCGAAACCGTGATTCCGACAAATCAGGTCTATGCTTCAGAAAGCCAGCACATGCAATGCCCGCGCTTCTACGTGGACGGCGCCCCTCGGGGCGCCGTCTATTTGCCTATGTCGATACTATCGGCTCGATGCCTTCAGCCATCTCAACGACGAGTGGCATCGTAGCCGAGATCGAGTCCGCGGTTCTCATCGCTACGTCGACGTGAACTACCGCTACGCTTGCGGGACTCCTCTTCGCAAACCTCATCCTTCCCGCCGCAGATCTCGCAACCGTCCTTGAGGCCCAGTTGGTTCAGCCCACCGCAGGAACCGGCAATCGGTTTACGCCCGACAATAACTCCAATTGCCATCGCCGCTACGACCAACAACATGGCAACAAGCACGATCAGAAAAATACCCATCTTCAACTCCTCGCCTACGGTCGGCGTACGGTACTGCCTGTAGGCAGCACTCGTTGATTATCGTCACCCTTGACTGATGACCACTACATTCTGTGTGAAGTTCCAGAAGTGGCAGATTGTCATGCTGGGTGTCTTCAAGGTTCACGGGATGTCCGGGAATGGTGATCACCCTGCGAGTGGGACGTCTGGCGAGTCTCATCACCGCCGTCATCAACATGCCCTGACACCTCGTTGGACGCCTCCATTATGCCAGAAAATGGTGGATTCCGATACGCAGAAGCCGGCCCTGAGGCCGGCTTCTGGCAGTGCTTGAGGATCAGCCGCCAAAGTCATCCAACAGGATGTTCTCGGGCTCAACCCCCATGTCATTCAACATCTTGATCACGGAGGCGTTCATCATCGGCGGCCCACACATGTAGTACTCGCAGTCTTCCGGAGCCGGATGATCCTTGAGGTACATGTCGTAGAGCACATTGTGGATGAAGCCTGTCGGACCTTCCCAGTTATCTTCCGGTTGTGGATCAGACAGCGCCAGGTGCCAGGTGAAGTTGTCGTGCTCTTCAGCCAGCTTGTCATACTCTTCGTTGTAGAAGGTCTCACGCCAGGAGCGCGCACCGTACCAGAAGGTCATCTTGCGCGTGCTGTGCAAACGCTTGAGCTGGTCGAAGATATGACTGCGCATCGGCGCCATACCAGCACCGCCACCGATGAAGACCATTTCGGCATCAGTGTCCTTGGCAAAGAACTCACCAAAGGGACCCATGACCGTCACCTTGTCGCCTGCCTTCAGGTTGAAGACGTAAGTCGACATCAGGCCAGGCGGATGACTGGAGTTGGGCGGAGGCGTGGCGATACGGATATTGAACTTGAGAATACCCTTCTCTTCCGGATAGTTGGCCATCGAGTAAGCGCGGATGACCTCTTCGGAATTCTTGTGGGAGATGTTGAACAGGCCAAACTTCTCCCAGTCGCCGCGGTACTCTTCTTCAACATCAAAATTGGAGAAGTTGACGTCATAGGGCGGAGCAACCAGCTGCACATAACCACCTGCACGGAAAGCGACTTCCTCGCCTTCCGGCAGCTTGAGGTTAAGCTCCTTGATGAAGGTGGCAACGTTGGGGTTCTCGATGACCTCACATTCCCACTTCTTGACGCCGAAGACCTCCTCGGGCACCTCAATCTTCATGTCCTGCTTGACCGGAACCTGGCAGGACAGGCGCCAGCCGGACTTCTTCTCGCGCAGGGTGAAGTGTGATTCCTCGGTCGGCAGGATCGAGCCGCCACCGTCGCTGACGCGGCAGCGACACTGGGCACAGGAGCCACCGCCACCACAGGCGGAAGAAAGAAAGATGCCGTTGGCTGCCAGAGTGTTGAGCAGCTTGCCGCCGGCTTGAGTAGTCAGGGTATGCTCGGGGTCACCATTGACCTCGATGGTCACGTCGCCAGTACTGACGAGCTTGCTGCGGGCCGCCAGAATCACCGCCGTCAGACTGATGACGATAACGGTGAACATGATGACGCCGAGCACGATGACTGTTGTATCAACCATGTCGGTTTCCTATTGCTAGCGTTTCCGTGTACCCGGCGGCAAAGGCCGCCGGATCGCGCTCAGAGCTGAATGCCGGAGAAGGACATGAAGCCCAGCGACATCAGGCCCACAGTGATGAAGGTGATACCCAGTCCCTGCAATGAAGCAGGCACGTCACTGTACTTCAACTTCTCACGAATACCGGCCAGTGCCGTGATCGCCAGAGCCCAACCAAACCCTGCGCCAAGCCCGTAAACCACAGACTCACCGAAGTTATAGTTACGCTCGACCATGAACAGAGTGCCGCCAAGAATGGCGCAGTTCACGGTGATCAGCGGCAGGAACACACCCAGGGCGTTGTAAAGCGCGGGCACGAACTTGTCGAGGAACATCTCGAGGATCTGGACCAGAGCGGCGATAACGCCAATGTAGGACAGCAGCCCCAGGAAGGTCAGATCGATGTTCTCGGCACCGGAGATACCCGTCCATGACAGCGCGCCTTCCGCCAGCAGATACTTCAGGATCAGGTTGTTGACCGGGACAGTGATGGTCAATACCACGACCACCGCAATACCCAGACCAATGGCTGAGGAGACCTTCTTGGATACCGCCATGAAGGTACACATGCCAAGGAAGAAGGCCAACGCCATGTTCTCGACGAAGACCGAAGCAACGA
This Halomonas huangheensis DNA region includes the following protein-coding sequences:
- a CDS encoding HlyD family type I secretion periplasmic adaptor subunit produces the protein MSATSDVAEQKEELPLQDRKYRRLGIVILLICFGGFGSWSVLANLSVAVVAPGSVSVESFTKTIQHLEGGIVESILVEDGDHVQAGDVLVELDDTQTRSQKQIAEANYLISRASEIRLLAEQAGAESLEFPQELVNSSHSRVQEVLEVQRRLFTSRRESLQGTLASLDEQIVQLEQQIVGLEETQQITAQRISSLNSEVANHRRLFRNGLINSQRMHEMERESLEYQSDNAGHAAEVARLRSQISENALQKRIQVQEFQQQVGEALRQVQSEVTDAEERLIALTEQLRRTEVIAPVSGTVVGLQVHTLGGVIGGGDPLLDIVPASDGFIVEARIANHDIDHIYMGQPAEIRFSAFNQRLTNVIDGEVTHVSANSFEDEATRNRYYKVRIRVTKAGQGDMTDDMRLLSGMPAEVMLQTGDRSFASYIAKPVTDMLARAMREE
- a CDS encoding DUF488 domain-containing protein, which encodes MSYDIVLKRVYQTIQEDDGARVLVDRLWPRGRRREALALADWYRDASPSHTLRRQYHDEAISRTVFEVRYRGELRDQPQSLIPLMKQARQGRLTLLTATRSIDASHLPILRDAIIEALQQEDQADALPSSPPCYGKGEES
- the sthA gene encoding Si-specific NAD(P)(+) transhydrogenase, with the protein product MAVHNYDVVVIGTGPAGESAAINAAKHGKRVAVIEKQSHVGGNCTHWGTIPSKALRHQVRQIMSFNTNSMFRDIGEPRWFSFPKVRERSRVTIDQQVVMRTNFYARNRIDLYQGIARFKDEHTLVVRGSADKQDELVAEQIVIATGSRPYRPADIDFRHPRIYCSDTILGLQHSPRTLIIFGAGVIGCEYASIFSGLGLKVDLINNRDSLLSFLDDEISDALSYHLRKHGVLIRHNEEYERVEGTDNGVTVHLKSGKRLRADAFLWANGRTGNTDELGLENIGLKANGRGQLQVDEHYRTEIPHIVAAGDVIGWPSLASAAYDQGLNACNKLLESDFRYVTEVPTGIYTIPEISSFGRTERELTEAQVPYEVGHAFFKDTARAQITGDTVGMLKILFDQESLEIYGIHCFGDQASEIVHIGQAIMQQEGAANTLKYFVNTTFNYPTMAEAYRVAAQNGLNRVFQR
- the nqrM gene encoding (Na+)-NQR maturation NqrM gives rise to the protein MGIFLIVLVAMLLVVAAMAIGVIVGRKPIAGSCGGLNQLGLKDGCEICGGKDEVCEEESRKRSGSSRRRSDENRGLDLGYDATRR
- the nqrF gene encoding NADH:ubiquinone reductase (Na(+)-transporting) subunit F is translated as MVDTTVIVLGVIMFTVIVISLTAVILAARSKLVSTGDVTIEVNGDPEHTLTTQAGGKLLNTLAANGIFLSSACGGGGSCAQCRCRVSDGGGSILPTEESHFTLREKKSGWRLSCQVPVKQDMKIEVPEEVFGVKKWECEVIENPNVATFIKELNLKLPEGEEVAFRAGGYVQLVAPPYDVNFSNFDVEEEYRGDWEKFGLFNISHKNSEEVIRAYSMANYPEEKGILKFNIRIATPPPNSSHPPGLMSTYVFNLKAGDKVTVMGPFGEFFAKDTDAEMVFIGGGAGMAPMRSHIFDQLKRLHSTRKMTFWYGARSWRETFYNEEYDKLAEEHDNFTWHLALSDPQPEDNWEGPTGFIHNVLYDMYLKDHPAPEDCEYYMCGPPMMNASVIKMLNDMGVEPENILLDDFGG
- the nqrE gene encoding NADH:ubiquinone reductase (Na(+)-transporting) subunit E, which gives rise to MEHYLSLFVASVFVENMALAFFLGMCTFMAVSKKVSSAIGLGIAVVVVLTITVPVNNLILKYLLAEGALSWTGISGAENIDLTFLGLLSYIGVIAALVQILEMFLDKFVPALYNALGVFLPLITVNCAILGGTLFMVERNYNFGESVVYGLGAGFGWALAITALAGIREKLKYSDVPASLQGLGITFITVGLMSLGFMSFSGIQL